The Desulfobacterales bacterium genome contains the following window.
TTTTTTTGAAACATCAGATGGAAAAAGAGAAACAGGGGTTTTGCCTTGAAAACAATGTAACGTGCCGGTTTTTCAGATTCATCATTGAAATGCTGATGAACACATCCGTTTTCTACGATGCAGACATCGCCCGCCTCCCAGTCATAGCGGATCTTTTCATGCACATCATAACCCTTGCCATCCAGGATGTAAAAAAGTGCGCTGTTCATGTGGCCATGTTTCTGTCCATAGGCGCCGGGGGCCAACACATCGATATGAGATTCAATTGTCTGGGTAA
Protein-coding sequences here:
- a CDS encoding cupin domain-containing protein; amino-acid sequence: MNPQSETEEVKWDMWQKKRIFVRELSGKYAEIYENLLKQPRVYKSKNIPFKGGPIFFHKRAIDPKTASITQTIESHIDVLAPGAYGQKHGHMNSALFYILDGKGYDVHEKIRYDWEAGDVCIVENGCVHQHFNDESEKPARYIVFKAKPLFLFFHLMFQKNVTYPSVEPKPGWENYQAED